From one Nitrosococcus halophilus Nc 4 genomic stretch:
- a CDS encoding multicopper oxidase domain-containing protein, protein MVLATSSHHIKLAAEKLPNGQYGYKMLQHRVSNAIGPQDHTALYADIAVIPGAILFAKQGDVVKVELTNNTEVKVGFEVPGFFNSYGTKVDPGKTQTYTFNANRARTYLYRDEHFQQVFPTLFMMAQQNSRPGVIPNPPVPSTIDTRLMPEPFATEVFTIKAGDGVGPGDWQYHCHVFAHMEAGMHGHFKVVEVSEAAVSIAGASLYGGIFGSSGTGVATFEISDEPGRWFKSTRGDITGTDTQSLELLHPNDSIHFIMSDTHTSHTMTSLLWPMGAENMPFDQVTSAAPWHVTYPSVPVQITGGAVADLREVLEARYGQDIQLANLFDPEIPGVGEVWIDTQFEKTNSKTKPGTITVLDAENWTIKRKISLPEINMNHPHNMWTDRDQKVVYQTQWFDNKLTFVDRVTGQLIKNIRVGESPAHVMTRPHNDTILVTLNGEEGNADTNFM, encoded by the coding sequence TTGGTTTTAGCCACCTCGTCTCATCATATCAAGCTGGCGGCAGAGAAACTGCCCAACGGTCAGTATGGTTATAAAATGCTCCAACACCGGGTCAGCAATGCCATAGGCCCCCAAGATCATACCGCGTTATATGCTGATATTGCGGTCATTCCCGGAGCTATTCTCTTTGCCAAGCAGGGAGATGTGGTCAAAGTGGAACTCACCAACAATACGGAAGTAAAGGTAGGCTTTGAGGTCCCTGGCTTTTTTAATAGTTATGGGACCAAGGTCGACCCGGGAAAAACCCAGACCTACACCTTCAACGCTAACCGTGCGAGAACTTATCTGTACCGGGATGAACATTTTCAACAGGTTTTCCCAACACTTTTCATGATGGCCCAACAAAATTCCCGCCCGGGTGTCATCCCCAATCCGCCGGTTCCTAGCACCATTGATACTCGATTGATGCCCGAACCCTTTGCGACGGAAGTCTTCACGATCAAGGCGGGCGATGGCGTAGGCCCTGGAGACTGGCAATACCACTGCCATGTCTTTGCCCATATGGAAGCGGGCATGCATGGTCATTTCAAAGTGGTGGAGGTGTCTGAAGCGGCAGTCAGCATTGCCGGCGCTTCTCTTTATGGTGGCATTTTCGGCAGTTCGGGAACAGGGGTAGCTACCTTTGAGATTTCAGACGAGCCGGGCCGTTGGTTTAAGAGTACCCGAGGCGATATTACGGGTACCGATACCCAGTCTCTGGAACTGCTTCATCCCAATGACAGTATTCACTTTATCATGTCAGATACCCACACGTCCCATACCATGACCAGTTTGCTGTGGCCGATGGGGGCAGAGAATATGCCCTTTGACCAAGTCACTTCTGCTGCACCTTGGCATGTGACGTATCCTAGTGTTCCTGTTCAGATCACCGGTGGGGCGGTTGCTGACTTAAGAGAGGTCTTGGAAGCTAGGTACGGACAAGACATTCAATTGGCAAATCTTTTTGATCCTGAAATACCTGGCGTGGGAGAAGTATGGATCGATACCCAGTTTGAAAAAACTAACAGCAAAACCAAGCCAGGAACGATTACCGTACTAGATGCAGAGAACTGGACAATCAAGCGCAAGATCTCCTTACCCGAGATCAACATGAACCATCCCCACAACATGTGGACCGACCGGGATCAAAAAGTTGTCTACCAAACCCAATGGTTCGATAACAAGCTCACTTTTGTTGACAGGGTTACTGGCCAGCTCATCAAAAACATTCGGGTAGGCGAGTCTCCTGCCCATGTCATGACTCGCCCCCACAATGACACTATCCTG